From the genome of Leucoraja erinacea ecotype New England chromosome 24, Leri_hhj_1, whole genome shotgun sequence:
GGAGGGACGTGGGTCGGCGGGCACGTGGACCGGAATGTGGACATTGTGTAAACGACGCCACAAAATGGCGTCATTCGTACACGTGTGGACAACGTATAAATAATTTCACTGGCGTAGTGCACACCATCGATCCATGGACCCACATCACAGGGCAGACTAGGGAAGATGCCATCAGGAACGCTGGCACCATAGGATGCTGGCATCAAACCACAGGCTAAAACCGCACAAGAAACAACACTGACACTTTTGGGGCGCCTTTAAAAACTTTTGTGACTTGATAAAATCCTGAATTAGCAAGTCTCAAGAGACACAAGGGTGTTTAAAAATGTCATAttttgaaccaggggccacacagtcttagaataaaggggaggtcatttaagactgaggtgagaaaaaaccttttcacccagagagtcgtgaatttgtggaattccctgccgcagagggcagtggaggccaagtcactggatggatttaagagagaggtagatagagctctaggggctagtggagttaagggatatggggagaaggcaggcacgggttattgataggggacgatcagccatgatcacaatgaatggcggtgctggctcgaagggccgaatggcctcctcctgcacctattttctatgtttctatgaaagctagggcataggaaataggtaacgtttcgggccgaaccccttcgggattcggcccgaaacgttgcctatttccttcgctccatagctactgctgcactactgagttggatgttcagcaatgatcatattgaatggtggtgcaggctcgaagggccgaatggcctcctcctgcatctatgtttctatatgtactGATCAGGGACCAATGACATTTTACTGGCAGCAGTGTAACAGGTCTGTAAATACAATACACACATAATATAATATagcgtgcgtgtgtatatatcatcccatcagcctgaagaagggtgtcgacccttccttctctccagagatgctgcctgtcccgctgagttactccagcattctgatcgagcctgggtctctggagctctaccgctgcgccactgtgctgaggGTACTGGCTCGCGAAAGGCAAATTGTTTTTTTGCAAGAGTCATAGAAAAagttgggaaaaaaaacaaaacaaggtgCAGGGGGAAGCCAGGGAGTTAGGCAGCAATGGTGGAGGGAGAATTTTGTCCACGTCTCAGGTTTTTAATTGACTGAAAGACACAGCACGgatatcgggcaactgaaccatcctatcaccaatcgagagcagtcctgacctcccatctacttctttggagacccttggactatcatttATCAGACTATACCGAACTTTGCCTTGCACTGAACGCTAaacactttatcctgtatctgtacaccatagacaatagacaataggtgcaggagtagaggccattcggcccttcgagccagcaccgccattcaatgtgatcatggctgatcatccccaatcagcaccccgttcctgccttctccccatatcccctgactccgctatctttaagagccctgtctagctctttcttgaaagcatccagagaaacggcctccaccgccctctgaggcagggaattccacagactcacaactctctgtgagaaaaagtgtttcctcgtctccgttctaaatggcttaccccttattcttaaactgtgtgtggcccctggttctggactcccccaacatgtgtttcctgcctcaagcgtgtccaagcccttaacaatcttatatgtttcaatgagatatcctctcatccttctaaactccagagtgtacaagcccagccgctccgctttctcagcatatgacagtcccgccatcccgggattgtGTGAGTTAAATATCTAGAGGGTGACACGTTACTGATTGGTGACATATTAGACGATGTTCcaattcgcccaacattgggaacatttttcctgcatctagcttgtccagtccttttataatgttatatgtttctataagatcccccctcatccttctaaactccaggtcataaggaataggagccgaataaggccaatcggcccatcaagtctactcccccattcaatcatggctgatctatctctccctcccaaccccattctcctgccttctctccataacccctgacacccgtctgAAACAAACCCCTCAGCCCACTGCCCAGCGctcccagtccttttataatgttatatgtttctataagataccccctcatccttctaaacaccagtgaatacaagcccagtcttttcaatctgtgaCGCACGTATGTaaggaataaacttgacttgagttgCTGTTGTTTGCTGCCACTTTACCTGGCTGAGCAGCTGCCCATGAAAGATGGTGTTGACCACCTTGAGCACCTGCTTGGTGAGCTTCCTCTGGGAGAACGGAATGAGGATCCTATGCTTTGTGCCTTCCGACTCCAGCTCCTGCTGCACCTTGTCCAACAGTTCACAGAGAAATTCCTGAGCGTCTTGCTGCCCGTAGCCTCGGAACGCCGGGATCAGGCTCCACACAGAGTGCAACATGGCAAAGGGAGACACCAGAGCCCACTTCCCCGACCACATCACCCGGAAGAGGGTGTGGAGTTCGTGGCAGAGGGAGATGTGCTTGGAGCTGGGCTCCTTGGGCTGGATCAGTTCCAGGCTGCGAGCGATGGAGGCTCCCCCGTTCAAGCCGGCGGGCAGGCCGTACCTCCCGGAAGGCCCCACGTGCTCGCTGCGGTCCGCCGTGCAAGGGGCGGGGGGGTGCAGCCCCAGGCTGACCTTGTTGGACAATCTGGTCTTCCCGTTGGCCGTCCTAGCCAGCAGTTCCTCGGTCTCGCAGAGGTCCAGGGTCAGGAAGCACTCCCTGAACTTCTGCAAGTGGCTGAGCACCTGTAGGATGGAGTTCATGTAGCAGGTGTTGCCCAGGTTGCGCAGTCCCGTCACGCCGGGCGTCACCACCGGTTTGCGCCGGGCCGCGTAGTAACGTTTCATCTTGTTGCGCTGCCGTTTTGAGGTAGGGCCAGTTTGTAGCACCTTCTTCGCCGCGGCCTTCCGGCACTTCCTGGAGATGTGGTCCTCCTTGTGGATCTGGAAGAGGATCCTGGCGCTCTTGCGGGGAGGCGCGCTGGCCAGCTCCTCCATGAACTTGCGCTTCAGGTCCTGCCGCCGCCTCCTCGCCTCCTCCCTCCGCCGCTCCGCCTCCTCCTGCAGCCGCCTCTCCTCCAGCCGGCGCCGGCCGCTGGCCGTCTGGTCGAACCAAGTGCGCACGGCCCTGGCCAGCAGCGTCTGCCGCCGGTGCCACAGGGCGGTGAACATCCGCTCCGTGCTGTGGGCCGGCCCGCCGCGGCCGTTCTGGAAGGCGCAGGGGGATTCGCCGCAGGCCAGCGAACGCAGCGCCCTGCCGTTGCGAGCCGCCAGCCCGCACTTCTGGTTCTTGATGGCACTCAGCGTGCTCCTCAACAGTTTCAAGTCGCCCGTGGCGTTATCGTTCAACACATAGTCGTCGCAGAGGTAACAAAAGACGTAGAGTTCGTTGACCTCCATCGCCAGAGGATGCCTGGTCTCCTGGAAGTGTTTGAGAGCATGCTCCTCGATGTAGCGGCCACAAGCCACGTTGGAGCACTTCAGGCAGGCCCACACGGACTCGGTGGTGTTGCACTCCACACAATGCCACTTCTGGGGATTCAATATGGAGTGGTTCTGGGCCAGTCTCAGCCGCCCCACGTGCTTACATCTATCCATGGCTTTCAAAGCACTCAGAAATATTCTGGTTGTAGCAACCTGGAGGCACTGCACTTCTTTAACCTGTGGGAGAGGAAAAACAAGTCAGGCTTCAGCCACTCGACACAtctcaaaattcattttttaaatgaattgtggtttaataacagcaaaaaaaaattaatacttaaattttgggaaaatacatcaataccaacgcttaaaatgtggatcgcaagcatgttggacaccgctcatcttgaggagatgcgattcctcctaatggataaatcagaccaatccataacgagttggtctccatttgtcggctttttggaatcatatggtgcatcacaattgtaaaaactacctgtttcaggactggacgagggttgggcAAGATtacaaacaatgatctccttacttcttttctttgTGTCTTGTTCTCTTTTTCCTATTTccttttcttcaactttctttaCTCATTCATCAGTTTTATTTTTCTTCACACTCTATATATCTCATGTCTTTCTATCCCTTACTATCTCATTTATTTTTCTGGTCCttatctttctttattataacaaaaataaaaaataagaagctgtacataaaatgtattatgaaaatatatattaggcactttggtgccatgtgattgtacttacttctagtaaaataaaatataaataaataaaagaaaaaaaaaagacttcaGCCACTCGCATCTATCTCTATTCAATGACGATTCGATGAGactctttcatagcaaaaggatttgagtataggagcagggaggttctactgcagttgtacagggtcttggtgagaccacacctggagtactgcgtgcagtcttgctctcctaatccgaggaaagacattcttgccatagagggagtacagagaaggttcaccagactgattcctgggatgtcaggactttcatatgaagaaagactggatagactcggcttgtactcgctagaatttagaagattaaggggggatcttatagaaacttacaaaattcttaaggggttggacaggctagatgcaggaagattgttcccgatgttggggaagtccagaacaaggggtcacagtttagggataagggggaagtcttttaggaccgagatgagaaaaatatttttcacacacagagtggtgaatcgctggaattctctgccacagagggtagttgaggccacagttcattggctatatttaagagggagttagatgtggcccttgtggctaaagggatcagggggtatggagagaaggcagggatgagatactgagttggatgatcagccatgatcatattgaatggtggtgcaggctcgaagggctgaatggcctctactccattcggcccttcgagcctgcaccgccattcaatatgatcatggctgatcatccaactcagtatcctgtacctgccttctctccatacccctgatcccccccGAAGGGTCTacccctgcacttattttctatatttctaagatcccctctcatccttctaaattccagagtgtacaagcccagccgctccagcccacgtcacctattccttttctccagagttgctgcctgacccgctggtaaTATGAGTATCGCTGCACCTcaattggtacacgtggcaaaatATAaacctttgaaacatagaaacataagacaataggtgcaggagtaggccattcagcccttcgagccgtttcgaggctgatcatccaactcagtatcctgtacctgccttctctccataccccctgatccctttagccacaagggccacatctaactccctcttaaatatagccaatgaactgcggcctcaactactttctgtggcagagaattccacagattcaccattctctgtgtgaaaaaaaaaattctcatctcagtcctaaaagacttcccccttatccttaaactgtgaccccttgttctggaccttcgagttactccggcattgtgtgtgtgtgtgtgtgtgtgtgtctgtctccgccGTCATTTCTCGTCTGTTTTGGGACATTTTGTTAAGACAAAATAAGATTTAAAGCCAAGGCTGGTGGATAAACCAGTCAATGAGAAAGTAACGGTACTTACTTAGACATTCTCAAATCTTTTTCCAACAACTCGGATGTCAATCTCTGGGATAAAACCATCTCAGCCAAGCACTTGTTAAAACTCGGTAGCTCCACGAGACAAAATACGTCAGGACACCATATCATACGCAGACAATCTTACACTCTGGGgggaaaacaaaaaacaaaaaggtaCCTTTCAGTATAAAGTGCGGTGGAGTCGGATTCCCTGAAGGGAAGACATTTGCCTTCAGGACCAAAGTGTTTCCCGTTAGTGAACGGACCTGGCTGTGCATTGAGACAAGTGATGTGAGCTGTGCTCTGCATGGTGAAAGGGATTCTTAATGTGTAAGcatctgctgtgcctgcatgccgcTCACTGGCAGTGTCGGCATTCCCATTGGTACTTCCCTTTCTTGCACGAGAGTGATCTGTACAGCTGTGCGGGACTGGCTTTTCATCAATTCAATATGCAGATGCCCCCCAACACACTCCCCGCCAACATGGCTGTCACAATTCATTTGGTGGGAACTCTGATGGGGGACATTCCCGCGTGCAAGTATTGCACTACCGCGGGGGGGAAAGGAACTGTAAACACTTAACAAAAAAAGGGAAGggaagatgatttttttttttttaattatctgccGCGGGCTTTAATTGCACATGTGGACAGCtgttgtgtgtgagagagagagagagagagagacagagacagagagagagacag
Proteins encoded in this window:
- the LOC129708914 gene encoding ubiquitin carboxyl-terminal hydrolase 49-like translates to MDRCKHVGRLRLAQNHSILNPQKWHCVECNTTESVWACLKCSNVACGRYIEEHALKHFQETRHPLAMEVNELYVFCYLCDDYVLNDNATGDLKLLRSTLSAIKNQKCGLAARNGRALRSLACGESPCAFQNGRGGPAHSTERMFTALWHRRQTLLARAVRTWFDQTASGRRRLEERRLQEEAERRREEARRRRQDLKRKFMEELASAPPRKSARILFQIHKEDHISRKCRKAAAKKVLQTGPTSKRQRNKMKRYYAARRKPVVTPGVTGLRNLGNTCYMNSILQVLSHLQKFRECFLTLDLCETEELLARTANGKTRLSNKVSLGLHPPAPCTADRSEHVGPSGRYGLPAGLNGGASIARSLELIQPKEPSSKHISLCHELHTLFRVMWSGKWALVSPFAMLHSVWSLIPAFRGYGQQDAQEFLCELLDKVQQELESEGTKHRILIPFSQRKLTKQVLKVVNTIFHGQLLSQVTCLTCNYKSNTVEPFWDLSLEFPERYHCLQKGATQHKECTLTEMLAKFTETEALEGRIYACDQCNSKRRKSSPKPLVLTEAQKQLMIFRLPQVLRLHLKRFSYCVFRWSGRNHREKIGVHVSFDQVLNMEPYCCRESTSSSSSSSSSSLGRESFIYDLSAVVMHHGKGFGSGHYTAYCYNTEGEFWVHCNDSKLNVCSVEEVCKTQAYILFYTQRSVRSNVDFVADMHSEPQVPSRNTDKSRRLPFP